The genome window GAAGACCAGCTTGGGGCTGGATGTGCTGGATGACGACAAGCAGCTCTTCATCATTCGAGCCACCGCCTTCCCTTTACGTTTTTGGAAGCCATGCTCTCGGGGGTTCCGATAGAATTTGACGACAGTCCCAGGTTGCTACGTCTTGCGGGCCCGCCATTGTTgccttgttttttttctattGCTCTGCGTCGCCATCACTAACCACACTTCGACACCGCACGAAGCTGGCGACGCTCTTTGGCTCGACATCAGGTATTCGATTATCTGTCGCGATACTCTTAGGAGGCCAATAATCTTTTACTTAATCACAACAGCTGCATCGACCATCTCTTTCCCGACGCCGCCCTCCCTGCCTATCCATCAAAACACACCCCTCCAACGATTCTTTGTCGCCCACCCCTGGAAAACGTTTACGACCAGCCTCTCGTTTGACCACCCGATCAAGGCTGCTTCATTCCACCAAGGTGCATCGACGAGGAGCAACGTTGTTTCTTGCGATTCCATGGATCAACATAGCCGATAGCATCCCTCAATACTACCAGGTCGCATACCCCTATTCGGCGTCGCTGATCCTCACACGATGGCACCTAATAGCGCCACGGTCGCCGCATTGCTAAGGCAAACAGTTCACTATCATCTTGACAACTTTGCCTATGACAGCGCCATATTCTTCGCCGAACGCCTGCAGGCCTACGACCCACGCTCCTCCGAATCAGCCTATCTACTATCCCTCTGCCATTTTCGCCTTGGCGATTCCAGATCGGCCTATGAAATCAGCAAGCCACCAGGCTTTCGAGGTGTACACTTGGGATGTGCCTTTATATTTGCGCAGGCCTGTTTTGACCTGGAGAAATACAAGGATGGAATCACAGCtctggagaaggcgagggcaCTGTGGGCTACTAAATGCAGCATCGGAAAACACAGCGCTTCATCAAGATCTCCCTATCCTGACGCCGCGGCGTGCAGCTGTCTTTTAGGAAAGCTATATCGAGCATTggacgacaagaagaaagcGGTACCATGCTTCGAGGAAGCGTTGAAAGCCAACCCTTTGATGTGGGATGCCTTTACCGCGCTTTGCGATATGGGGGTCAACGTCAGGATACCAAATGTTTTCAGGTTTAATGAGCCGTTTGCGCGCAACTTCGACTTAGAAAACAGCACAGCAAGCGAACCGAACGGCCCCGAGCCCCTCCAAAGGAAGGCTGGCATGCAATCAGCCAGCGAGAGTGATCCATTTGACGCCCCCCGTCCTGCAACGTACCATATGGACCCTTCCAGAAACGACTTATTTACCGAACCTGCCCCTAATGACTTGATGGCCAAGTTTGCTGCGGCGCACTCGAGGTACAATGGCAATCAAGGAAGCAGGAATGGATCGGACGGAATGGAAACCCCAACTGGCTCTGCGCCAGTTGGTGCTCCTGAGCCTCAGGTATCACGATTAGGACACCCGTCGGAACCACCACAGGCACCAAACCGTCGGACCCGTGGTGCCCAAGCAGTGGAACCTGCCATCTTCGAACCTCCACCAAGACTTGGTGGTTACCGTTTGGGTtcaaagagaagagaaagaaccCAAGAACAAGCAGCAGATCCATCCACAGATAATTGGTCCAAACCTACCGCGATTTCATCAGTGACCGATAGAAAACGCACAGCATCGGGGCATCCAGTACAGCCACGTCCAGCCAATGGTGAGGAGCCACGGAGGAGTGCAAGATTGAATGTGCTGCCGAGACCACCTGCGTCGAGGGCGAACGCTGGTGCTACGGCTCTGGGGACGACGGCTACCCGAGAACTGAGGAAGGCTAGACCCCCTATTTCTAGGATAGGCCGCCCAGGGGCAGCCGTGGTTGGCAGAGTTGTTAGTGGCAATCGGAAGCCTATTGAGGAAAATGGAATGGATGTCGATCAGGCCGAAGCTCCGCGGTTTAAGGAACCGCCACCGATGATGCAGGCGCCACCGCCCAAGATGACGCTTGTTGAACCTGAGCCGGTCAAGATTGACGAAGCATTGAGATGGATTCTAGAGCTCTTGAAAAAGATGGCCACTGGATACCTCCTCTCATCACAATTCCGCTGCAAAGACGCGTTGGCGGCGTTTTTGTCGCTCCCTCGCAGCCACCAAGACACGCCATGGGTGTTGGCCCGGATGGGCAGGGCGCAATATGAGCAGGCAAATTATGCTGAAGCCGAAAAGCTATTCAGACGCCTCCGAATGCTAGCCCCTACTCGCCACGAGGACATGGAGGTATACTCAACAGTCCTCTGGCATCTCAGGAAGGAGACTGATCTATCGTTCCTGGCACACGAACTCGTCGACGCCGTATGGGATTCACCCTATGCCTGGTGCGCCTTGGGCAATGCGTGGTCCCTTGCTTGCGATCACGAGCAGGCGCTGCGTTGTTTCAAGCGTGCGATTCAGCTACATCCCAAATTCGCCTACGCGTACACACTCCAAGGACACGAGCACGTAGAGAATGAGGAATATGACAAGGCCCTTACGGCATATCGACAGGCTATTTCAGCCGACAAGCGGCATTACAATGCCTACTACGGAATCGGGAAGGTGTTTGAAAAGTTGGGCAATTGGGACAAGGCGCTGAGTCATTACAAGGCAGCTTTGGTTATCCACCCAGACCACGCTGTCTTGATTTGTTGCGTGGGAACTGTGCTGCAACGGCAGAAGCAGATCGGCCAGGCGCTTCCTTACTTCTCTCGGGCCGTCGAGCTGGCGCCACGGGCACCTGAAATCCGACACAAAAAAGCCCGGGCTCTCATGGCGACTGGTCAGTTCGAAGAAGCGCAGCAGGAGCTTTTGGTTCTGCGAGATCTTGCGCCGGACAAGGCGCAAGTACACTTTTTGCTTGGCAAACTGTCCAAGTTGCTCGGAGACAAGAAGTTGGCAGTGCGCCACTTCACCATTGCTCTGAGTCTAGATCCCAAGGTAAATTCTCTCCCAATCGTGCATTACTGAGAGCATGACACTGACAAATTTATTGCAGGCGAGTTCACAAATCAAACAGGAGATCGAGGGcctggaagatgatgattgCATAGAGGACTCGATGGTGCATTGAGTCTCACGAGTATTATGATGACGTTGGAACATGAAGTTATCCTGTCCTCCGAATCGAAGGAAATATTGATGGAGTATCCAGTCCACCTCGTGAGCGTGTGGAAGTCAACTGGAGCTCAGGGCAAGAGGAGTGAGTGTCTTCCCAAGGGTGGAGCGACTGTACAGGAGGCATcggttttttctttcttcatcaCAGCAGGTCGGCATTGTT of Podospora pseudopauciseta strain CBS 411.78 chromosome 7 map unlocalized CBS411.78m_7, whole genome shotgun sequence contains these proteins:
- the CDC27 gene encoding anaphase-promoting complex subunit cdc27 (COG:D; EggNog:ENOG503NW4C), whose translation is MAPNSATVAALLRQTVHYHLDNFAYDSAIFFAERLQAYDPRSSESAYLLSLCHFRLGDSRSAYEISKPPGFRGVHLGCAFIFAQACFDLEKYKDGITALEKARALWATKCSIGKHSASSRSPYPDAAACSCLLGKLYRALDDKKKAVPCFEEALKANPLMWDAFTALCDMGVNVRIPNVFRFNEPFARNFDLENSTASEPNGPEPLQRKAGMQSASESDPFDAPRPATYHMDPSRNDLFTEPAPNDLMAKFAAAHSRYNGNQGSRNGSDGMETPTGSAPVGAPEPQVSRLGHPSEPPQAPNRRTRGAQAVEPAIFEPPPRLGGYRLGSKRRERTQEQAADPSTDNWSKPTAISSVTDRKRTASGHPVQPRPANGEEPRRSARLNVLPRPPASRANAGATALGTTATRELRKARPPISRIGRPGAAVVGRVVSGNRKPIEENGMDVDQAEAPRFKEPPPMMQAPPPKMTLVEPEPVKIDEALRWILELLKKMATGYLLSSQFRCKDALAAFLSLPRSHQDTPWVLARMGRAQYEQANYAEAEKLFRRLRMLAPTRHEDMEVYSTVLWHLRKETDLSFLAHELVDAVWDSPYAWCALGNAWSLACDHEQALRCFKRAIQLHPKFAYAYTLQGHEHVENEEYDKALTAYRQAISADKRHYNAYYGIGKVFEKLGNWDKALSHYKAALVIHPDHAVLICCVGTVLQRQKQIGQALPYFSRAVELAPRAPEIRHKKARALMATGQFEEAQQELLVLRDLAPDKAQVHFLLGKLSKLLGDKKLAVRHFTIALSLDPKASSQIKQEIEGLEDDDCIEDSMVH